A window of Nonomuraea angiospora genomic DNA:
TCGAGTTCATCGAGGGCTGGTACAACCTGCACCGCTTGCACAGCAGCCTGGGCTACCGTAGCCCCGCCGACTTCGAGGCCACCGCGGCCTGAACACCACAACGATGGTGTCCGTCAAAGCGGATCAAGCTCAGATGGTGTCGAAGCACGCCTCGATATCCGCCTCCAGCACCCACTCATAGCGGTGAGAACCCATGCGGTGGATCTCGGCGATCGCGTCGTGCGCACGCCGGTTCGGGCGAAACCCATACGAGCACGGCGCAAAGTCCGCTTCGAAGATGGGTTCCATGACCAGCTTCAGCGACGCCTGAACGACCCTGTCGGCGAGCGCGGGAATGCCCAGCCGGCGCTTCTTGGAAGTGCCGGGCTTGGGGATCAGCCGCTCTCGAACCGGCAGAGGCTGGAACGTCCGAGCGCGTAGCTGCTCCCGGATTTCGTTCAGGAACGCCTCTTCGCCCCACCGGCAGGGATATCGCGGGCCGTCAGCCCGTCGATGCCCGCCGTGCGGGACCCGGTGTTACCCCGGACCCGACGCCACGCAACCACGAGGAACGCCGGGTCAGCGACCAGGTTGAACAGATCATCAAACCGGCGAGCACGATCCTCACCGGCCCAGCGGTGCAGTTTGGTCTG
This region includes:
- a CDS encoding reverse transcriptase domain-containing protein; its protein translation is MNEIREQLRARTFQPLPVRERLIPKPGTSKKRRLGIPALADRVVQASLKLVMEPIFEADFAPCSYGFRPNRRAHDAIAEIHRMGSHRYEWVLEADIEACFDTI